One window from the genome of Faecalibacterium sp. HTF-F encodes:
- a CDS encoding esterase family protein, whose translation MIQGTYYKEWSSVLNREMEFKVYGSAGVPVLALPARGGRFYDWENNGMPDAIAQLLNEGKVQLFCADSIDGEAVLNGDAPVRRRAEMEEKYFVYLTAELAPRVLALNGAAKGTRLWCVGIDLGAVHAVNCRLRRPQQFAGAIGLSGIYDLARFWGSEKDDLVLRSSPLLYLDEKGIANKLTLAKAEENSLMLCAGQGAYEDDAKADTQALADLLQAEGLPAHLELWGGDVSHEWYWWGKMLGLFVPRILEQ comes from the coding sequence ATGATCCAGGGTACCTATTACAAAGAGTGGAGCAGTGTGCTGAACCGCGAAATGGAGTTCAAGGTGTATGGCAGTGCCGGTGTTCCGGTGCTGGCTCTGCCCGCCCGCGGCGGCCGCTTTTACGATTGGGAGAACAACGGTATGCCGGACGCCATCGCCCAGCTGCTGAATGAAGGCAAGGTGCAGCTGTTCTGCGCTGACAGCATCGATGGTGAGGCCGTGCTGAACGGCGATGCCCCGGTGCGCCGCCGAGCCGAGATGGAAGAAAAGTATTTCGTCTACCTTACCGCTGAGCTGGCTCCCCGTGTGCTGGCCCTGAACGGTGCCGCAAAGGGCACCCGGCTGTGGTGTGTAGGCATTGATCTGGGCGCTGTGCACGCAGTGAACTGCCGCCTGCGCCGCCCGCAGCAGTTTGCGGGGGCCATCGGCCTTTCCGGCATCTATGATCTGGCCCGCTTCTGGGGCAGCGAGAAGGATGATCTGGTACTGCGATCCTCTCCCCTGCTGTATCTGGACGAAAAGGGCATTGCCAACAAGCTGACTCTGGCAAAGGCCGAAGAAAACAGCCTGATGCTCTGTGCCGGTCAGGGTGCTTACGAGGACGATGCCAAAGCCGACACGCAGGCGCTGGCCGACCTGCTGCAGGCGGAAGGCCTGCCTGCACATCTGGAACTGTGGGGCGGCGATGTCTCCCACGAGTGGTACTGGTGGGGCAAGATGCTGGGCCTGTTCGTGCCGCGGATTCTGGAACAGTAA
- a CDS encoding DUF4250 domain-containing protein: MALPNDPIMLLSVVNLKLRDFYKNLDALCEDLDADKADLCAKLKAVGYEYDAQRNQFV; encoded by the coding sequence ATGGCTCTGCCCAATGACCCCATCATGCTGCTGAGCGTGGTGAACCTGAAGCTGCGGGATTTTTACAAAAATCTCGATGCTCTGTGCGAAGATCTGGATGCCGACAAGGCAGATCTGTGTGCAAAGCTCAAAGCTGTGGGCTACGAGTACGACGCCCAGCGCAACCAGTTTGTGTGA
- the rpmB gene encoding 50S ribosomal protein L28, which yields MAKCECCGKGVTFGIKVSHSHRRSNRTWKPNVRRVKAVVEGSPKYVYACSRCLRAGKVTRAV from the coding sequence ATGGCTAAATGTGAATGCTGCGGCAAGGGTGTTACCTTTGGTATCAAGGTTTCTCACTCTCATCGTCGTTCCAACCGTACCTGGAAGCCGAATGTCCGTCGTGTCAAGGCGGTCGTTGAGGGTTCTCCCAAGTACGTCTACGCATGCTCCCGTTGCCTGCGCGCTGGCAAAGTTACCCGCGCTGTCTAA
- a CDS encoding site-2 protease family protein, translated as MTSQGIYYLIRALVALVAIPFHEAGHALAAWLLGDDTAKRQGRLSLNPFVHFDLLGTLCMVFAGVGWAKPVSTDPRNFKNPKWGMALTALAGPAANMILAYVGMVAWKLMYYWAPVNDATLYVAMFLQYLVLMNVSLAVFNFIPVPPLDGSRILLVVLPRQMYFGLMRYERYIMIALLAAVWFGALDTPLYYLNNIVWDLLGKGTGYIDKIAYSIYYAGLGTVV; from the coding sequence ATGACCTCTCAGGGCATCTATTATCTCATCCGCGCACTGGTGGCACTGGTGGCCATCCCCTTCCACGAAGCGGGCCATGCGCTGGCCGCGTGGCTGCTGGGCGACGACACCGCAAAGCGGCAGGGCCGTCTTTCGCTGAACCCTTTTGTACACTTTGACCTGCTGGGTACGCTGTGCATGGTGTTTGCGGGCGTGGGCTGGGCAAAGCCGGTCTCCACCGATCCCCGCAACTTCAAAAACCCGAAGTGGGGCATGGCCCTTACCGCGCTGGCAGGCCCTGCGGCAAACATGATCCTTGCCTATGTGGGCATGGTGGCGTGGAAGCTCATGTACTACTGGGCCCCGGTGAACGATGCCACCCTGTATGTTGCCATGTTCCTGCAGTACCTTGTGCTGATGAATGTGAGCCTTGCCGTGTTCAACTTCATCCCGGTGCCGCCGCTGGACGGCAGCCGCATCCTGCTGGTGGTGCTGCCCCGGCAGATGTACTTTGGCCTGATGCGGTACGAGCGCTACATCATGATCGCCCTGCTGGCTGCAGTGTGGTTTGGCGCGCTGGATACGCCGCTGTACTATCTGAACAACATTGTGTGGGATCTGCTGGGCAAGGGCACCGGATACATCGATAAGATCGCGTATTCCATCTACTACGCAGGCCTTGGGACGGTGGTGTGA
- a CDS encoding segregation and condensation protein A yields the protein MAEELTFHLEDFDGPLELLLALVAKHKMDLHNIPILELIDQYTRTVEQADPDPEAASAFIEMAARLVEMKSYLLLPRSEEGERLKQEFTGQLIEYDQCRRMAALLREKAEAAPVFVRPPAEMEFDTAYDLHHAPQVLADYWAALSGRTKLRREPTQQQFEPLVTAPMVSVTSRVVYILRHLISGTAAKMSQLFSRQQTRSTNVATFLALLELVRGGRVKLDEQGQLTMQRGRIQRDKEKE from the coding sequence GTGGCAGAGGAACTGACCTTCCATCTGGAAGATTTTGACGGCCCGCTGGAATTATTGCTGGCACTTGTGGCCAAACATAAGATGGATCTGCACAACATCCCCATTCTGGAGCTGATCGATCAGTACACCCGCACGGTGGAGCAGGCAGACCCCGACCCGGAAGCCGCCAGCGCTTTTATTGAAATGGCTGCGCGGCTTGTGGAGATGAAGAGCTATCTGCTGTTGCCCCGCAGCGAAGAGGGCGAGCGGCTCAAGCAGGAGTTTACCGGTCAGCTCATTGAGTACGACCAGTGCCGCCGTATGGCTGCGCTGCTGCGCGAAAAAGCGGAGGCCGCGCCGGTGTTTGTGCGCCCGCCTGCAGAAATGGAGTTCGATACCGCCTATGACCTGCACCATGCGCCGCAGGTGCTGGCAGACTACTGGGCCGCACTTTCGGGCCGCACCAAACTGCGCAGGGAGCCCACACAGCAGCAGTTCGAGCCGCTGGTAACGGCACCCATGGTGTCGGTGACGAGCCGGGTGGTGTACATTTTGCGGCACCTGATCAGCGGTACAGCGGCGAAAATGAGCCAGCTGTTCAGCCGCCAGCAGACCCGCAGCACCAATGTGGCCACCTTTCTGGCCCTTTTGGAACTGGTGCGCGGCGGCCGCGTAAAGTTGGACGAACAGGGCCAGCTGACCATGCAGCGGGGCCGCATCCAACGTGACAAGGAGAAAGAATGA
- the scpB gene encoding SMC-Scp complex subunit ScpB, whose product MNQKQIRAAVEAMLFACGDPIGADKLAQAVQLPQVSVEAALEALREHYTREDSGLCLLHLNTRWQLATKTEWADCIRRLLDSRRSVPLGPAAMETLTVIAYNQPVSRAFIEQVRGVDSSSSVSGLLEKGLIEEAGRLDLPGRPVSFRTTDTFLRVFGLSSLADLPPVHGAETKSDTASKESEG is encoded by the coding sequence ATGAACCAGAAACAGATCCGTGCAGCCGTGGAGGCTATGCTGTTTGCCTGTGGGGACCCCATTGGCGCAGACAAGCTGGCTCAGGCGGTACAGCTGCCGCAGGTCAGCGTGGAAGCCGCGCTGGAAGCCTTGCGGGAGCATTACACCAGAGAGGACAGCGGCCTGTGTCTGCTGCATCTGAACACCCGCTGGCAGCTTGCCACGAAAACGGAGTGGGCCGACTGCATCCGCCGCCTGCTGGACAGCCGTCGCTCGGTGCCGCTGGGGCCTGCCGCCATGGAGACCCTGACCGTCATTGCCTACAATCAGCCGGTGTCCCGTGCCTTTATTGAGCAGGTGCGCGGCGTGGACTCTTCGTCCAGTGTGTCCGGTCTGCTGGAAAAGGGCCTCATTGAGGAAGCCGGACGTCTTGACCTGCCGGGCAGGCCGGTGAGCTTCCGCACCACGGATACCTTTTTGCGGGTGTTCGGCCTTTCCAGCCTGGCGGATCTGCCGCCGGTGCACGGCGCGGAAACAAAGAGTGACACGGCATCGAAGGAAAGTGAGGGGTAA
- a CDS encoding DUF2953 domain-containing protein, translated as MGAFLAALGAVLLFVLKAVGILLLVVLVLVVLLLLCPFCADLCWEHGVLTVRAGALGITFPVFQYPKPETPPAPENPEPPKGFGKVKAKFAAWRAERKRKKAEEKARKKAAAGKPARPRKKAKITLEILCTMLRGAGRLMKAVFGALRITKIQVRLGVRGEDPAAAARDYGKLQAWLYPVLGVLDRFLWLQFDELRILPDFGSSQPTVEDRVSCRVSAQALFIVIAALRVLYEFWRKKVLDIFL; from the coding sequence ATGGGAGCATTCCTCGCCGCGCTGGGCGCAGTGCTGTTGTTTGTGCTGAAAGCCGTCGGCATCCTGCTTTTGGTGGTGCTGGTGCTTGTGGTGCTGCTGCTTTTGTGCCCCTTCTGTGCGGATCTGTGCTGGGAGCACGGTGTGCTCACCGTAAGAGCCGGCGCACTGGGGATCACCTTCCCGGTGTTCCAGTACCCGAAGCCGGAGACGCCGCCCGCGCCGGAAAACCCGGAGCCGCCCAAAGGCTTTGGCAAAGTGAAGGCAAAATTTGCTGCATGGCGCGCTGAGCGCAAGCGGAAAAAAGCCGAAGAAAAGGCCCGCAAAAAGGCTGCCGCCGGCAAGCCTGCCCGGCCCCGCAAAAAGGCAAAGATCACGCTGGAGATCCTCTGCACCATGCTCAGGGGGGCGGGCAGGTTGATGAAGGCTGTGTTCGGGGCCCTGCGCATCACAAAAATACAGGTGCGCCTTGGCGTGCGCGGGGAGGACCCTGCTGCAGCGGCCCGCGATTACGGCAAGCTGCAGGCGTGGCTGTATCCGGTGCTGGGCGTACTGGATCGGTTCCTCTGGCTGCAATTTGACGAGCTGCGCATCCTGCCGGACTTTGGCAGCAGTCAGCCCACGGTAGAAGACCGGGTGTCCTGCCGGGTGAGCGCGCAGGCACTGTTCATTGTGATCGCGGCTCTGCGCGTTTTGTACGAATTTTGGCGCAAAAAAGTGTTGGACATCTTCCTGTAA
- the ytfJ gene encoding GerW family sporulation protein has translation MAEHPIQGLMNVTMEKIHQMVDSNTIIGKPITTEDGITILPVSKVSFGFASGGTDFDGKNAANKDLFGGGSGAGVNIQPVAFLVIKDGCVRTIQLSDTSNTIDRALTMLPELVDKLAAMVKKDDKTPEAAPAEK, from the coding sequence ATGGCTGAACATCCCATTCAGGGCCTGATGAACGTTACCATGGAGAAGATCCACCAGATGGTGGACTCCAACACCATCATCGGCAAGCCCATTACCACCGAGGATGGCATCACCATCCTGCCGGTGTCCAAGGTTTCCTTTGGCTTTGCCTCCGGCGGCACCGATTTTGACGGCAAAAATGCTGCCAACAAGGATCTGTTCGGCGGCGGTTCCGGCGCGGGCGTAAACATCCAGCCCGTGGCATTTCTGGTCATCAAGGATGGCTGCGTGCGCACCATCCAGCTGTCCGATACCTCCAACACCATCGACCGTGCGCTGACCATGCTGCCTGAGCTGGTGGACAAGCTTGCCGCCATGGTGAAGAAGGACGATAAGACCCCGGAAGCCGCACCTGCGGAGAAGTAA
- a CDS encoding pseudouridine synthase gives MAEERIQKIMAEQGLCSRRAAEQIIAEGRVKVNGHPVKVGDKMDPNRDVLHVDDERIYIRKDQQMYYLALYKPRGYVTTASDELGRKTVMELVSDIPARLYPVGRLDKDSEGLLLMTNDGAFAQAVTHPSGGISKLYRVTVQPRADESQILKLSSGVVLDDGTKTMPCAINVVTDEPGRTVMEMTLKEGKNREIRRMCETVGLEVVRLKRNAEGVVKLGMLKPGTYRELTKAEINGLRAAAAKGRAQTRSAAVQSKAAERRPRGPVGKGNAPKKRK, from the coding sequence ATGGCAGAAGAACGTATTCAGAAGATCATGGCCGAGCAGGGGCTTTGCTCCCGCCGTGCCGCCGAACAGATCATCGCCGAGGGCCGCGTCAAGGTCAACGGCCATCCCGTCAAGGTGGGCGACAAGATGGACCCCAACCGTGACGTGCTGCATGTGGACGATGAGCGCATCTATATCCGCAAGGATCAGCAGATGTACTATCTGGCACTGTATAAGCCCCGCGGCTATGTGACCACCGCCAGCGATGAGCTGGGCCGCAAGACCGTGATGGAGCTGGTGAGCGATATCCCTGCCCGCCTGTACCCGGTGGGCCGTCTGGATAAGGACAGCGAAGGCCTGCTGCTCATGACCAACGACGGCGCTTTTGCACAGGCTGTCACCCATCCGTCCGGCGGCATCTCCAAGCTGTACCGCGTCACCGTGCAGCCCCGCGCCGATGAAAGCCAGATCCTGAAGCTGAGCAGCGGCGTTGTGCTGGATGATGGGACCAAGACCATGCCTTGCGCCATCAACGTTGTTACCGACGAGCCGGGCCGCACCGTGATGGAAATGACCCTGAAAGAGGGCAAGAATCGCGAGATCCGCCGTATGTGCGAGACCGTAGGTCTGGAAGTGGTGCGTTTGAAGCGCAACGCCGAGGGTGTCGTGAAGCTGGGAATGCTCAAGCCCGGCACCTATCGCGAGCTGACCAAGGCGGAGATCAACGGTCTGCGTGCCGCTGCCGCCAAGGGCCGCGCCCAGACCCGCAGCGCCGCAGTGCAGTCCAAGGCTGCCGAGCGCCGCCCCCGCGGCCCGGTGGGCAAGGGTAATGCCCCCAAAAAGCGGAAGTAA
- a CDS encoding sodium-dependent transporter, with product MEREKLKSRLGFILLSAGCAIGIGNVWKFPYIAGQGGGGAFVLFYLLFLVILGLPIMTMEFAVGRASRKSPVRAYQALEKPGQKWHIHGYLTLVGCYLLMMFYTTVAGWMLHYFYMTAVGKLAGLDADQVAGKFTEMLADPGVMTFWMVFVVALGVFVCAKGLQNGLERVTKVMMIALLVIMVVLAVNSLFMPGAKEGLSFFLVPDFKRMEEVGVVNTLVSAMNQAFFTLSLGIGAMSIFGSYIDKEHSLLGESVRIVILDTFVAITAGLIIFPACFTYGVDQTSGPSLIFITLPNIFANMAMGRLWGSLFFLFMAFAALSTVLAVFENIICCGMELTGCSRKKSSLVNLVLITALSLPCVLGYNLWAWDGFAVFGGAVLDFEDFLVSNLFLPLGSLVYLLFCVTRYGWGWDNYKKEVNTGSGLKMQDWMRGYLTYVLPVIVLFIFAFGIYDKFFA from the coding sequence ATGGAAAGAGAAAAACTGAAGTCCCGGCTGGGCTTCATTCTGCTTTCGGCAGGCTGTGCCATCGGCATCGGCAACGTGTGGAAGTTCCCTTATATTGCCGGTCAGGGCGGCGGCGGCGCATTTGTGCTGTTCTACCTGCTCTTTCTGGTCATTCTGGGCCTGCCCATCATGACGATGGAGTTTGCGGTGGGGCGTGCTTCCCGCAAGAGCCCGGTGCGGGCCTATCAGGCACTGGAAAAACCGGGCCAGAAGTGGCACATCCACGGCTATCTCACCCTCGTGGGCTGCTACCTGCTCATGATGTTCTACACCACCGTTGCAGGCTGGATGCTGCACTATTTCTACATGACCGCAGTCGGCAAGCTGGCGGGTCTGGACGCCGATCAGGTGGCCGGTAAGTTCACCGAAATGCTGGCAGACCCCGGTGTTATGACCTTCTGGATGGTCTTTGTTGTGGCGCTGGGCGTTTTTGTGTGCGCCAAGGGCCTGCAGAACGGCCTTGAGCGCGTGACCAAGGTCATGATGATCGCCCTGCTGGTGATCATGGTGGTGCTGGCCGTCAACAGCCTGTTTATGCCCGGTGCAAAGGAGGGCCTGAGCTTCTTCCTTGTGCCTGACTTCAAGCGGATGGAAGAGGTGGGCGTGGTCAACACACTGGTGTCCGCCATGAATCAGGCCTTCTTCACCCTGAGCCTTGGCATCGGCGCAATGTCCATCTTTGGCAGCTACATCGACAAGGAGCACTCCCTGCTGGGTGAGTCCGTCCGCATTGTCATTCTGGATACCTTTGTGGCCATCACCGCCGGTCTTATCATTTTCCCGGCCTGCTTCACCTACGGCGTGGACCAGACCAGCGGCCCCAGCCTGATCTTCATTACCCTGCCCAACATCTTCGCCAATATGGCCATGGGCCGGTTGTGGGGCTCCCTGTTCTTCCTGTTCATGGCCTTTGCGGCGCTTTCCACCGTGCTGGCCGTGTTCGAGAACATCATCTGCTGCGGCATGGAGCTCACCGGCTGCAGCCGCAAAAAATCCAGTCTGGTGAACCTTGTGCTCATCACGGCGCTTTCGCTGCCCTGCGTGCTGGGCTACAACCTCTGGGCATGGGACGGCTTTGCCGTGTTCGGCGGCGCTGTGCTGGACTTTGAAGACTTCCTCGTCAGCAACCTGTTCCTGCCGCTGGGCAGTCTGGTGTATCTGCTGTTCTGCGTTACCCGTTACGGCTGGGGCTGGGACAACTATAAAAAGGAAGTCAACACCGGCAGCGGCCTCAAAATGCAGGACTGGATGCGCGGCTACCTGACCTATGTGCTGCCGGTCATTGTGCTGTTCATCTTTGCCTTTGGCATCTACGATAAATTTTTTGCGTAA
- a CDS encoding LytR/AlgR family response regulator transcription factor, producing MHILICDDDAAFGTRMAEYVAAYFAARSILVQTAVCTSAGQALETPELELYQLAFLDVDMPNVNGMVLGRQLKQKCPGLKLVYVSAYLEFALEGYTVNAYRYLLKRDIAHTLPSCLDDLLAELTDQRKTLTVHHNRAATEIPLDQIYYLESDLRQINVYGDIPRQPICTYYGKIADLPQMLYENGFLQVSRSDVVNMKYVCGIRSYKMTLKNGVELSISRPGYAAIRSAYLEWKGQYVDE from the coding sequence ATGCACATTCTGATCTGTGATGACGATGCGGCCTTTGGCACCCGCATGGCAGAATATGTGGCCGCTTACTTTGCGGCCCGCAGCATTCTGGTACAGACTGCCGTCTGCACCAGCGCGGGGCAGGCGCTGGAAACGCCGGAGCTGGAGCTGTACCAGCTGGCGTTTCTGGATGTGGACATGCCCAACGTGAACGGTATGGTGCTGGGGCGCCAGCTCAAGCAGAAATGCCCCGGGCTGAAGCTGGTATACGTATCGGCCTATCTGGAATTTGCATTGGAGGGCTATACGGTCAATGCATACCGCTACCTGCTCAAGCGGGACATTGCGCACACCCTGCCCAGCTGTCTGGACGACCTGCTGGCCGAACTGACCGACCAGCGCAAGACCCTGACGGTGCACCACAACCGCGCCGCCACAGAGATCCCGCTGGATCAGATCTATTATCTGGAAAGTGATCTGCGCCAGATCAACGTTTATGGCGACATCCCCCGCCAGCCCATCTGCACCTACTACGGCAAAATTGCCGACCTGCCGCAGATGCTGTACGAGAACGGCTTTTTGCAGGTGAGCCGCAGCGATGTGGTCAACATGAAATATGTGTGCGGCATCCGCAGCTATAAGATGACGCTGAAAAACGGGGTGGAACTCAGCATCAGCCGCCCGGGCTATGCCGCTATCCGCAGCGCATATCTGGAATGGAAGGGGCAGTACGTCGATGAGTGA
- a CDS encoding sensor histidine kinase, with translation MSEVFTDALLGHLVCLVQANAFIMVEWAYLGRGKLRWPVLWAELLCMGQLCLSFVTEMPFFNAQTILLNVLYLFVTAQLFGGTMTDKLTACLINGTMCLLVENTVNYTYSWFTGVRTGEAWQHPGCLIALCAANFIVGAAVAHSLYSWNQKCALQPLQALVMSFFPGVAVVLNIVLMVTGTRQPATLVTMLLTFGMSVAVLVHIAIVQMFNDQVVQRENSRYRARLEQQRAEALLDSYTEQRRLTHEFTNHMSALSALLDQDDLKGARTYIASVSKLVAAGTTIMDTHNPLLDSILSKKYEEAAQKGVTVYFDLCDLKEIPFDGMDMVIVLSNLLDNAIRAAAQALPPEVHVRIRKTPEEYLLSVRNRVQDDLDLEDNKLPGTTKKESGHGMGLANVQEVLRKYGAEYTVSCRDRWFRFTCAIPVCNS, from the coding sequence ATGAGTGAGGTGTTCACAGATGCGCTGCTCGGGCATCTGGTCTGTCTGGTTCAGGCGAATGCTTTTATTATGGTAGAATGGGCCTACCTTGGCAGGGGGAAATTGCGCTGGCCGGTGCTGTGGGCAGAGCTGCTGTGTATGGGGCAGCTCTGCCTGTCATTCGTGACAGAAATGCCTTTTTTCAATGCGCAGACCATTCTGCTCAATGTATTGTATCTGTTCGTTACCGCGCAGCTGTTTGGCGGAACAATGACGGATAAGCTCACGGCCTGCCTCATCAACGGCACCATGTGCCTGCTGGTGGAGAACACGGTCAACTATACCTATTCCTGGTTCACAGGAGTGCGCACCGGCGAAGCATGGCAGCACCCCGGCTGCCTGATCGCGCTGTGCGCCGCAAACTTCATCGTGGGTGCAGCAGTTGCGCATTCCCTGTACAGCTGGAACCAGAAGTGTGCTTTGCAGCCGCTGCAGGCGCTGGTGATGTCCTTTTTCCCCGGGGTGGCTGTGGTGCTGAACATTGTGCTGATGGTCACAGGGACCCGGCAGCCCGCCACCCTGGTGACCATGCTGCTGACCTTTGGCATGAGCGTGGCGGTGCTGGTGCATATCGCCATCGTGCAGATGTTCAACGATCAGGTGGTGCAGCGGGAAAACTCCCGCTACCGTGCCCGGCTGGAGCAGCAGCGTGCAGAAGCACTGCTGGATTCCTACACGGAGCAGCGCCGCCTGACCCACGAGTTTACCAACCACATGAGCGCTCTCAGCGCGCTGCTGGATCAGGACGACCTGAAGGGAGCCCGCACTTACATTGCAAGTGTGAGCAAACTGGTGGCGGCAGGCACCACCATCATGGACACCCACAACCCGCTGCTGGATTCCATCCTGAGCAAAAAGTACGAAGAAGCGGCCCAAAAGGGTGTGACGGTCTATTTTGACCTGTGCGACCTCAAGGAGATCCCCTTTGATGGCATGGACATGGTCATCGTGCTGTCCAATCTGCTGGACAATGCCATCCGTGCCGCAGCGCAGGCCCTGCCGCCGGAGGTGCATGTGCGCATCCGCAAAACACCGGAGGAGTACCTGCTCTCGGTGCGCAACCGCGTGCAGGATGATCTGGATCTGGAGGACAACAAGCTGCCCGGCACCACCAAAAAGGAGAGCGGCCACGGCATGGGCTTAGCCAATGTGCAGGAGGTGCTGCGCAAGTACGGCGCAGAGTATACGGTCAGCTGCCGCGACCGCTGGTTCCGCTTCACCTGCGCCATCCCGGTGTGCAATTCATGA
- a CDS encoding aspartate carbamoyltransferase regulatory subunit, whose protein sequence is MLNIDEIQNGIVIDHIKAGTAVGLMDLLGIAGNRTASVALIQNARSNKSENGRKDILKVEGDASWLNLDVLAYLDPNISVTIIENGKAVRKEKPKPPKRLVNIVRCKNPRCISSIEEGCDQIFELSSNGKYRCIYCEQELQVKPE, encoded by the coding sequence ATGCTGAACATTGACGAGATCCAGAATGGCATCGTGATCGACCACATCAAGGCAGGCACCGCCGTCGGCCTGATGGACCTGCTGGGCATTGCGGGCAACCGCACCGCCAGCGTGGCACTGATCCAGAATGCACGCAGCAACAAGAGCGAGAACGGCCGCAAGGACATCCTCAAGGTGGAGGGCGATGCTTCCTGGCTGAATCTGGATGTGCTGGCCTACCTTGACCCGAACATCAGCGTAACCATCATCGAAAACGGCAAGGCTGTGCGCAAGGAAAAACCCAAGCCTCCCAAGCGTCTGGTGAACATCGTGCGGTGCAAGAACCCCCGCTGCATCTCCTCCATTGAGGAAGGGTGCGATCAGATCTTTGAGCTGAGCTCCAACGGCAAGTATCGCTGCATCTACTGCGAGCAGGAACTGCAGGTAAAGCCGGAGTAA
- the pyrB gene encoding aspartate carbamoyltransferase, translated as MRHLIDPLDFTQQEISTLLDLADRIHDDPAAYQDAASHKKLATLFYEPSTRTRLSFEAAMLNLGGHVLGFPSENVSSASKGESVADTIRVVSCYADIVAMRHPKEGAPLRASRYSRIPVINAGDGGHQHPTQTLTDLMTIRRRMGRLDDLTIGLCGDLKFGRTVHSLIKTMARCKNIRFVLISPEELRVPDYIVKDVLEANGIPYKETRSLEESMPELDILYMTRVQKERFFNEEDYIRLKNSYILTKEKMSLAKPDMAVLHPLPRVNEIALDVDDDPRAAYFEQVQNGVYVRMALIMTLLGLRDPKASKEEN; from the coding sequence ATGCGACATCTGATCGACCCGTTGGATTTTACCCAGCAGGAAATCTCCACGCTGCTTGATCTGGCCGACCGCATCCACGATGACCCGGCAGCCTATCAGGACGCAGCCAGCCACAAAAAGCTGGCCACCCTGTTTTATGAGCCTTCCACCCGCACCCGCCTTTCCTTCGAGGCTGCCATGCTGAATCTGGGCGGACATGTGCTGGGCTTCCCCAGTGAGAACGTATCCAGTGCAAGCAAGGGCGAGAGCGTAGCCGACACCATCCGCGTGGTGTCCTGCTATGCGGACATCGTGGCCATGCGGCACCCGAAAGAGGGTGCACCGCTGCGTGCAAGCCGCTACTCCCGCATTCCGGTGATCAACGCGGGCGACGGCGGACACCAGCACCCCACCCAGACCCTGACCGACCTGATGACCATTCGCCGCCGCATGGGACGGCTGGATGATCTGACGATCGGCTTGTGCGGCGATCTGAAGTTCGGCCGCACCGTGCACTCCCTCATCAAGACCATGGCACGCTGCAAGAACATCCGCTTCGTGCTCATCAGCCCGGAAGAGCTGCGGGTGCCGGACTATATCGTGAAGGACGTGCTGGAGGCCAACGGCATCCCCTACAAGGAGACCCGCAGTCTGGAGGAATCCATGCCGGAGCTGGATATTCTGTACATGACCCGCGTGCAGAAGGAGCGCTTCTTCAACGAGGAGGACTACATCCGCCTGAAGAACAGCTACATCCTCACCAAGGAAAAGATGAGCCTTGCAAAGCCGGATATGGCGGTGCTGCATCCCCTGCCCCGTGTTAACGAGATCGCGCTGGATGTGGACGATGACCCCCGCGCCGCTTATTTTGAGCAGGTGCAGAACGGTGTGTACGTCCGCATGGCGCTGATTATGACCCTGCTGGGCCTGCGCGACCCCAAGGCATCTAAGGAGGAAAACTGA